From one Ictalurus punctatus breed USDA103 chromosome 20, Coco_2.0, whole genome shotgun sequence genomic stretch:
- the selenop2 gene encoding selenoprotein Pb, with translation MFRALSALCLASLPSLLWTSPLFVERDNNQSTVCKLAPLWDIDGYSPMNELLGNVVVVALLKASUHFCLTQAAKLGDLRDKLVRGNLTGVAFLIVNEQDAHSRAMYWEMKRRTSEGIPVYQQSPLQSNVWDTLQGDKDDFLVYDRCGRLTFHIMLPFSILHYPYVEAAVRATYFQNICNCTLDSNSTRLTSSNVTRGKSFEQNPTTAESPNINNHHHHDHDHHVRHDHSRNRPSQYPAVTQTTSTAPVKKHAHPDPERVNHMNTP, from the exons ATGTTTCGGGCGCTGTCGGCTCTGTGCTTGGCCTCGCTCCCGAGCCTGCTCTGGACTTCACCACTGTTCGTGGAGAGGGACAACAACCAGTCAACCGTCTGTAAGCTCGCACCTCTCTGGGACATCGATGGCTATTCTCCCATGAACGAGCTGCTGGGAAACGTGGTGGTGGTAGCGCTGCTGAAAGCTAGCTGACACTTCTGCCTCACGCAGGCTGCTAA GCTGGGAGACCTGCGTGATAAGCTGGTACGGGGAAACCTGACCGGCGTCGCGTTTCTGATCGTGAACGAACAGGACGCTCATTCCAGGGCCATGTACTGGGAGATGAAGAGACGGACGTCGGAGGGCATCCCCGTGTACCAGCAGAGCCCACTGCAGAGCAACGTCTGGGACACGCTGCAGGGGGACAAGGACGACTTCTTAGTCTACGACCG ATGCGGCCGTCTGACGTTTCACATCATGCTGCCGTTCAGTATCCTGCACTACCCCTACGTGGAGGCGGCCGTCAGAGCCACGTACTTCCAAAACATCTGTAACTGCACG cTGGATTCCAACTCTACTCGGCTAACTAGCAGCAACGTGACCAGAGGGAAATCTTTTGAGCAGAACCCAACTACAGCAGAATCGCCTAACAtcaacaatcatcatcatcatgaccaTGACCATCACGTTCGCCATGACCACAGCCGGAATCGTCCCTCCCAGTATCCGGCCGTCACGCAGACCACCAGCACCGCGCCAGTGAAGAAACACGCTCACCCTGACCCAGAACGTGTTAATCACATGAACacaccctaa
- the si:ch73-382f3.1 gene encoding THAP domain-containing protein 2 isoform X2, giving the protein MGGCSAPNCSNSTTIGKQLFRFPKDPIRMRKWLINCRREFVPTPCSRLCQDHFEESQFEEIARSPTGGRKLKPNAVPTLFNVPNPPSPIAQHPHSVLPLKLDPEKDLKVGDHGYARRQPRAEFEEDELQRAEEDRPCSLCQHYKSQLEQQQQHTARLQREVEEMKKRLHRLSRMEKGLQMFLYEDQIRALTLTKRSRRAVWSHDTVLTARKIRCAVGVKGYEFLRDLGYPLPSYRTLCNRLEPKMMMSASMQEDLAELGIITACDSPDENGTSDEGLIRMMT; this is encoded by the exons atgGGTGGATGTTCTGCTCCGAATTGCTCCAATTCTACAACCATTGGAAAACAACTTTTCCGTTTTCCAAAAGATCCGATTCGGATGAGAAAGTGGCTGATAAACTGTCGACGGGAGTTCGTCCCAACCCCCTGCTCCAGACTCTGCCAG GACCATTTTGAGGAGAGCCAGTTCGAGGAGATCGCCAGGTCACCGACAGGAGGAAGGAAACTGAAACCCAACGCGGTTCCCACACTGTTTAACGTCCCAAACCCGCCCTCACCCATCGCCCAACACCCACACTCCGTCCTCCCTCTGAAACTTGACCCAG AGAAAGATTTGAAGGTCGGGGATCACGGTTACGCTCGCCGGCAGCCCCGAGCCGAGTTCGAGGAAGACGAGCTGCAGAGAGCGGAGGAAGATCGGCCGTGTTCTCTGTGTCAGCACTATAAATCCCAGctggagcagcagcagcagcacacggCCAGGCTGCAGAGAGAG gTGGAAGAGATGAAGAAGCGCTTGCACAGGCTCAGCAGGATGGAGAAAGGACTGCAGATGTTCCTGTACGAGGACCAGATCCGAGCTCTGACCCTGACCAAGCGCTCGCGCCGCGCCGTCTGGTCCCACGACACCGTCCTGACCGCCCGGAAGATCCGCTGCGCGGTCGGAGTGAAAGGATACGAGTTCCTGCGAGACCTCGGCTACCCGCTGCCCTCGTACCGGACCCTGTGTAACCGACTCGAACCCAAAATGATGATGAGCGCGAGCATGCAGGAGGATCTGGCAGAACTGGGGATCATCACTGCCTGCGACAGTCCCGACGAAAACGGGACGAGCGATGAAGGACTGATCAGAATGATGACATAA
- the si:ch73-382f3.1 gene encoding 52 kDa repressor of the inhibitor of the protein kinase isoform X1, translating into MGGCSAPNCSNSTTIGKQLFRFPKDPIRMRKWLINCRREFVPTPCSRLCQDHFEESQFEEIARSPTGGRKLKPNAVPTLFNVPNPPSPIAQHPHSVLPLKLDPAEKDLKVGDHGYARRQPRAEFEEDELQRAEEDRPCSLCQHYKSQLEQQQQHTARLQREVEEMKKRLHRLSRMEKGLQMFLYEDQIRALTLTKRSRRAVWSHDTVLTARKIRCAVGVKGYEFLRDLGYPLPSYRTLCNRLEPKMMMSASMQEDLAELGIITACDSPDENGTSDEGLIRMMT; encoded by the exons atgGGTGGATGTTCTGCTCCGAATTGCTCCAATTCTACAACCATTGGAAAACAACTTTTCCGTTTTCCAAAAGATCCGATTCGGATGAGAAAGTGGCTGATAAACTGTCGACGGGAGTTCGTCCCAACCCCCTGCTCCAGACTCTGCCAG GACCATTTTGAGGAGAGCCAGTTCGAGGAGATCGCCAGGTCACCGACAGGAGGAAGGAAACTGAAACCCAACGCGGTTCCCACACTGTTTAACGTCCCAAACCCGCCCTCACCCATCGCCCAACACCCACACTCCGTCCTCCCTCTGAAACTTGACCCAG CAGAGAAAGATTTGAAGGTCGGGGATCACGGTTACGCTCGCCGGCAGCCCCGAGCCGAGTTCGAGGAAGACGAGCTGCAGAGAGCGGAGGAAGATCGGCCGTGTTCTCTGTGTCAGCACTATAAATCCCAGctggagcagcagcagcagcacacggCCAGGCTGCAGAGAGAG gTGGAAGAGATGAAGAAGCGCTTGCACAGGCTCAGCAGGATGGAGAAAGGACTGCAGATGTTCCTGTACGAGGACCAGATCCGAGCTCTGACCCTGACCAAGCGCTCGCGCCGCGCCGTCTGGTCCCACGACACCGTCCTGACCGCCCGGAAGATCCGCTGCGCGGTCGGAGTGAAAGGATACGAGTTCCTGCGAGACCTCGGCTACCCGCTGCCCTCGTACCGGACCCTGTGTAACCGACTCGAACCCAAAATGATGATGAGCGCGAGCATGCAGGAGGATCTGGCAGAACTGGGGATCATCACTGCCTGCGACAGTCCCGACGAAAACGGGACGAGCGATGAAGGACTGATCAGAATGATGACATAA
- the toe1 gene encoding target of EGR1 protein 1, translated as MMSSSLVVPVVDVQSNNFKELWPAMVLAFKTASFIALDTELSGLGARKALLAESIEDRYKAICNAARTRSILSLGLACYKKLEGKAESTYLVQVYNLTLLCAEEYVIEPQSVQFLVQHGFDFNKQYAQGVPYDKGNDKGGEPQGVNMRTLFVELLRANKPLVLHNGLIDLIFLYQCFYAHLPDKLGTFTADLSQMFPAAIYDTKYATEYQLRFTASYLEYAYKKCKLDNSRSVEAAQDGPHVFLEFCNYTGRVRSYVDYRPCVDSHGRDGPLNICLQFSAYGWCSNGSRCPMSHDTDLIIQQDEKSKEGKRKKRKRIRKKKKAAKEEEDEEEEDGPPQGKKAHVEDMDEDGEEKEEQRVDEKVRGEFTAHAEETPSGETSPGEPRNESDAPRTPAARNESPQAGERKAEGGTHRAGFDAFMTGYVFAFASTQNAEGPDSWIPACANKLYLSGKSVPLHVAKSTFSKSSKAHVTKMEHVWRKPFPKADGNA; from the exons ATGATGAGCTCCTCACTGGTTGTTCCTGTTGTAGATGTTCAGAGTAATAACTTTAAAGAATTATGGCCTGCTATGGTGCTCGCCTTTAAAACAGCCTCATTTATCGCCCTGGACACG GAGCTCAGCGGTCTTGGAGCGAGGAAAGCTCTTCTAGCAGA GTCGATTGAGGATCGTTATAAAGCGATATGCAACGCAGCCCGGACTCGCTCCATCCTGTCCCTGGGACTCGCCTGTTACAAGAAACTGGAAGGCAAA GCGGAGAGTACGTACCTGGTTCAGGTGTACAACCTGACGCTGCTGTGTGCGGAGGAGTACGTCATCGAGCCGCAGTCGGTGCAGTTCCTCGTTCAGCACGGCTTCGACTTCAACAAGCAGTACGCTCAGGGCGTTCCCTACGACAAGGGCAACGATAAG ggtggAGAACCTCAGGGTGTGAACATGCGTACGTTGTTCGTGGAGCTCCTGAGGGCCAACAAGCCTCTGGTGCTCCATAACGGCCTGATCGACCTGATCTTCCTGTACCAGTGCTTCTACGCTCACCTGCCCGACAAACTGGGAACCTTCACCGCCGACCTGTCGCAGATGTTCCCCGCCGCCATTTACGACACCAAATACGCCACCGAGTACCAACTCCGCTTCACCGCGTCCTACCTGGAGTACGCATACAAGAAGTG TAAACTGGACAACAGCAGATCCGTCGAGGCGGCTCAGGACGGACCTCACGTGTTTCTGGAGTTCTGTAATTACACCGGCCGAGTGCGGAGCTACGTGGACTACAGGCCTTGCGTGGACAGCCACGGCCGTGACGGACCTCTGAACATCTGCCTTCAGTTCTCG GCGTACGGATGGTGCTCCAATGGCTCTCGCTGCcccatgtcacatgacacagaCCTCATCATCCAGCAAGACGAGAAAAGCAAAGAGGGCAAGCGGAAAAAAAGGAAGCGCatcaggaagaagaagaaggctgcgaaggaggaggaagacgaGGAGGAAGAAGACGGGCCGCCGCAGGGGAAGAAGGCTCACGTGGAGGATATGGATGAGGACGGTGAAGAGAAAGAGGAACAGAGGGTAGACGAAAAGGTGCGCGGGGAATTTACGGCACACGCCGAAGAGACGCCGAGCGGCGAAACCTCACCCGGAGAGCCTCGGAACGAAAGCGACGCTCCTCGGACGCCTGCCGCGAGAAACGAAAGTCCGCAAGCCGGCGAGAGGAAGGCGGAAGGAGGAACGCACCGAGCCGGCTTCGACGCCTTCATGACCGGATACGTTTTCGCCTTCGCGAGCACCCAGAACGCCGAAGGACCGGACTCCTGGATTCCCGCGTGCGCCAACAAGCTGTATCTGAGCGGCAAGAGCGTGCCGCTTCACGTAGCCAAAAGCACCTTCTCGAAGTCCTCCAAAGCTCACGTGACCAAGATGGAGCACGTCTGGAGAAAACCGTTTCCCAAAGCAGACGGGAACGCGTGA